From the Candidatus Binataceae bacterium genome, the window CGCTGTCGATGACCCCCTACGACATCGACCGCTTCGGCGCACTCCTGCCGCGCTTCACCCCGCGCCAGGCCGACCTGCTGATGGTTATCGGGACGGTCACGATGCGTCAGGCGCCGATTCTACGCCGGGTGTATGACCAGATGGCGGAGCCGAAGTGGGTGATGGCGTTCGGCGCCTGCGCCTCGACGGGCGGCTTTTACGACAATTACGCGACGCTGCCCGGGATCGATCGAATCGTCCCGGTTGACGTCTACGTGCCCGGATGCCCGCCGCGGCCGGAGGCCGTGCTCGACGCCCTGATGGCACTGCAGCGCAAGATCCAGGGGCAGAAGCAGAAGCTCGGCGCCGCGCCGATCAACGGCAAAGCGGCCTGACGCTGCCGTATCGGCTCTTCCCACCAGGGCCCTGTGATGGAACGCTACCTTACCCGCTGGCTGGATATCCCTGACCTGCGCCGCATCGAGGTCTTCGAGGCGCACGGCGGCTACCGCGCCCTGCGCAAGGCGCTGTTCGAGATGACCCCGGAGCAGATCATCAACGAGGTCAAGAACTCCAACCTGCGCGGGCGCGGCGGCGCGGCGTTTCCGACCGGGATGAAGTGGAGCTTCATCCCCAAGGATTCGAAGAAGCCGGTCTACGTCTGCTGCAACGCCGACGAGAGCGAGCCGGGCACCTTCGCCAACCGCTACGAGCTGGAGAACGATCCGCATACGATCATCGAGGGCATCCTGATCGCCTGCCGTGCGGTCGGCGCTCATACCTGCTTCGTGTATATGCGTGGAGAATTCTTCAACCAGAAGCAGATCTTCGAGACCGCGCTCGCCGAGGCGCGCGCCCGCGGCTACGTCGGGCCGGACGTGATGGGTTCGGGTTTTGGCGCTGAGATCTACGTCCATCGCGGCGCCGGCGCCTACATCTGCGGCGAAGAGACCGGGCTGCTGGAGTCGCTGGAAGGCAAGCGCGCCTATCCGCGCAATCGTCCGCCGTTCCCGGCGATCCAGGGCGCCTTTGGCTGCCCGACCGTGGTCAACAATATCGAGACGCTTTCCAACATCCCGCACATCATCGCGCGCGGCGCCGACTGGTACCGCTCGATCGGCCCCGAGAAGAGCCCGGGCAACAAGCTGTTCTGCCTCTCAGGTCACGTCAACAAGCCGGGGCTGTACGAACTGCCGATGGGCTTTGCGCTGCGCGATCTGATCTACGAGATCGGCGGTGGCATCCTCGACGGCCGCCGGCTCAAGGGCGTGATCCCCGGTGGTTCGTCGTTCCCGGTCTTCACCGCCGAGGAGGCGATGAGGGTCAACATGGACTTTGACTCGGTGCGCGCGGCGGGCTCGCTGATGGGTACGGCGGGGGTGATCGTGATGCACGACGGCACCTGCATGGTGGACGTGCTCAAGACCATCGCCCACTTTTACCATCACGAGTCGTGCGGCCAGTGCACGCCGTGCCGCGAGGGGACCGGCTGGATCGAAAAGCTGCTCATCGAGATCGAGGCGGGACGCGGCCGGATGCAGGACCTCGAAACCTTGCTCAGCGTCGCCACCAATATGGAAGGCAACACGATCTGCGTGCTCGCTGACAGCCTCTCGATGCCGGTCAAGAGCTTCATCCCGAAGTACCGCGCCGAGTTCGAAGAGCACGTGCGCCTGGGGCGGTGCCCGTTTAGCGAGGGCGCGCCGCTCAACCTCACGGCCGCTGCCGACGGCGCCGCGGCCGGCGCCGGCGCGCACGAGCCGTCAGCCGAGCGGCGTGACGCGGGCGTCGCCGACTAGCTCAGCCAACCCGCTGCCGTACGAAAGCAAAGCCGACGACCGATGCCCAAGCTGACCATCGACGAGCGCGAGATCGAAGTCCCCGACGGCCTCAACCTGATCGAGGCCGCGCGCCTGGCCGGGATCGAGATTCCGCACTACTGCTACCATCCGGCGCTCGCAGTGGTCGGCAACTGTCGGATGTGCCTGGTCGAGGTCGAGAAGGCGCCCAAGCTTCAGATCGCCTGCAACACACGCGTTGCCGACGGGATGGTCGTGCGCACGAGGAGCGAGCGGACCAAGGCGGCGCAGCGCGCGGTGCTCGAGTTCTTGTTGATCAACCATCCGATCGACTGCCCCGTATGCGACCAGGCCGGCGAGTGCAAGCTTCAGGACTACTACATGGATTACGATCGCCAGCCCTCGCGCTTCGAACTGGGGCGCAAGAACCACAAGGGCAAGGCGATCGACATCGGCGCCGGCCTGATGCTCGACCAGGAACGCTGCATCCTGTGCGCGCGCTGTACGCGCTTTTTCGACGAGGTAACGCATACCAGCGAGCTCGCGATCTTCGGCCGCGGCGACCATAACGTGATTGACACCTATCCCGGGCGCAAGGTGGATAATGCCTACGCGCTCAACGTGGTAGATATCTGTCCGGTCGGCGCGCTGACCGAGCAAGATTTCCGTTTCAGGATGCGCGTGTGGTACCTGCATCGCACGCCCTCGGTATGCGGCGAGTGCGAGCGCGGCTGCGCGATCGACATTCACCACCATCGCGGGCGCATCTATCGCTTCAAGCCGCGCTACAACCCGGCGGTCAACGGCTACTGGATGTGCGACGCGGGGCGGCACAGCTTTCCCGCGCTCCAGGGCGAGCGCCGACTCAGCGTGCCGCTCAAACCGGCAGGCGAGCGAATGGCGCCGGTCGGATGGGACGCGGCGCTGGACGAAGCGGCGGCTAAGATCGCCGAATACAGGCGCGCGCACGGCGCGAATGCGATCGGCGCGATCATTGGCGCGCATTCGACCAACGAGGAGGCCTTCGCGCTCAAGCGCCTGATGGCGGCGCTGGGCTCGGAGCGCCTCGCCGGACTGAGCTGGTCGCCGCCCGACGCGCCGGCCGACGACGACCTACTCATTCGCGCCAATCGCAATCCCAATACGCGCGGCCTTGCCGCGATGGGAATCGGCGCGGACGGGGCGGGGCGGTTTGCCGAGGCGGTTGCGGCGGGCAAGTTGAAGATGCTTGTCGCGATGCGCGTCGATCTGGTGCGCGCGATGGGCGAGGGCGAGTTTGTCCGCCACTTTGGCGCGCTCGGCTATTTGCTCGTGCTCGATACCGACGCCAACGAAACCGGCGAGATGTCCAACCTGCTGCTGCCAGTCGCCGCCTACCCTGAACTCGACGGCAGCTTCACCAACTTCAAGGGCCAGGTGCAGCGCCTTACAAGGGCCTTCGACCCGCCGGGCCAGGCGCGGCCCGCGCTGGAAATAATCGGCGCACTCGCAGAGCGGCTCGAGCGCGCGTCGATGCTCTCGGGCGCGGCGGCCGACGTTTGTCCGAAATCTGCCGACGCTGCATTCGCCGCGATGGCGGCGGCAGAGCCCGCCTTCGCGGGCATGACATTGGCCGCTCTCGGCGAACATGGTCTTCCGCTGCGCGATTCCTGATTTTCCCCGCCTTCCGCAGTACGGCAGGCAGGGACGCCCATTCCACTGAGGTTTGGACGCTTCGGGATCGCTTTTGAGTAGAACGGGCATGCGGGCGTCCGACTAATCCAGCAACGCCAAGGCGTGTTCTGACCCATCTATACCTGTTGTTGCGTGCGCGCTAGTATCAGTGCAAGCAAGACCGCGACTAGCGGCGAAATTTCGGCTTCGGGGGAAAGCCCATGCTCGACCTTCGATCGACAATGAAGTTCGCGGCAACCGCCGGGTTCACCTTTGCGATTATGGCCTTTGCCTTTGTGCCGAAGGCC encodes:
- the nuoB gene encoding NADH-quinone oxidoreductase subunit NuoB, whose product is MPTLKSELDKGEANALGDAAVLTRVDKAIAWARKFSIFPYPFATACCAMEYMSLSMTPYDIDRFGALLPRFTPRQADLLMVIGTVTMRQAPILRRVYDQMAEPKWVMAFGACASTGGFYDNYATLPGIDRIVPVDVYVPGCPPRPEAVLDALMALQRKIQGQKQKLGAAPINGKAA
- the nuoF gene encoding NADH-quinone oxidoreductase subunit NuoF; this translates as MERYLTRWLDIPDLRRIEVFEAHGGYRALRKALFEMTPEQIINEVKNSNLRGRGGAAFPTGMKWSFIPKDSKKPVYVCCNADESEPGTFANRYELENDPHTIIEGILIACRAVGAHTCFVYMRGEFFNQKQIFETALAEARARGYVGPDVMGSGFGAEIYVHRGAGAYICGEETGLLESLEGKRAYPRNRPPFPAIQGAFGCPTVVNNIETLSNIPHIIARGADWYRSIGPEKSPGNKLFCLSGHVNKPGLYELPMGFALRDLIYEIGGGILDGRRLKGVIPGGSSFPVFTAEEAMRVNMDFDSVRAAGSLMGTAGVIVMHDGTCMVDVLKTIAHFYHHESCGQCTPCREGTGWIEKLLIEIEAGRGRMQDLETLLSVATNMEGNTICVLADSLSMPVKSFIPKYRAEFEEHVRLGRCPFSEGAPLNLTAAADGAAAGAGAHEPSAERRDAGVAD
- a CDS encoding molybdopterin-dependent oxidoreductase — its product is MPKLTIDEREIEVPDGLNLIEAARLAGIEIPHYCYHPALAVVGNCRMCLVEVEKAPKLQIACNTRVADGMVVRTRSERTKAAQRAVLEFLLINHPIDCPVCDQAGECKLQDYYMDYDRQPSRFELGRKNHKGKAIDIGAGLMLDQERCILCARCTRFFDEVTHTSELAIFGRGDHNVIDTYPGRKVDNAYALNVVDICPVGALTEQDFRFRMRVWYLHRTPSVCGECERGCAIDIHHHRGRIYRFKPRYNPAVNGYWMCDAGRHSFPALQGERRLSVPLKPAGERMAPVGWDAALDEAAAKIAEYRRAHGANAIGAIIGAHSTNEEAFALKRLMAALGSERLAGLSWSPPDAPADDDLLIRANRNPNTRGLAAMGIGADGAGRFAEAVAAGKLKMLVAMRVDLVRAMGEGEFVRHFGALGYLLVLDTDANETGEMSNLLLPVAAYPELDGSFTNFKGQVQRLTRAFDPPGQARPALEIIGALAERLERASMLSGAAADVCPKSADAAFAAMAAAEPAFAGMTLAALGEHGLPLRDS